The nucleotide window ATGGTTAAAAACCGGAAGCTATCCAAAGCAATATCTGATGTAGGTTGGGGAAAATTCGTCAACTTTATTGATTACAAGTTGAAGCAAAAAAATGGTGAACTTGTAGAAATTGATCGCTTTTTCCCTAGTTCCAAAACCTGCTCCTGTTGTGGTCATGTCTTAGATGAGTTATCTCTGGATATCAGGGAATGGGACTGTCCTAATTGCCATGCTCACCATGACCGTGACGAAAACGCTGCACTCAACATCAGGAATGAAGGGATCAGGATATTGACTGAAGGCGGAGGGAACCCCGTCTTTGCCGATGGAGGCTGTGTAAGTCCACCTGCTAGTAAAAGTAAGGGGCATCGGTCTGTGAATTCGGAAGCCTACACCGACCCGATTATGGCGGTGTAGGTAGTTCACCTGATATTTCCCGATTGGAATTGTTGCCAGCAATGCTCGACAAATCTCAAGTAATGCTCTTGGAACTGTTTGGGGCTGAATCCAGAGGCGTTTAATCGAGCCATATCGGGATTGAATTTGTCCTTAGACTGCTCAAATGCTTCTACAGTCTGCACTAATGCTTCCTCGGTTTGGGCTGAAAATAACAAACCCGTTGCGGAATCTGGATATTGTCGCAGATCTCGCACCGTTTCTAAAGCTCCCCCAGCACCGTAAGCAATTACCGGAGTTCCACAGGCTTGCGCTTCCACTAAAGCCATGCCAAAATCCTCACAGGAGGCGTAGACAAAGGCTTTAGCATCCCGCATATATTGGTCTACGACGTCATTAGGTTGCCACCCTAAGACCTGAACATTGGGTTTTGCCATCTCTTGAATTGCCTT belongs to Planktothrix serta PCC 8927 and includes:
- a CDS encoding RNA-guided endonuclease TnpB family protein, translated to MVKNRKLSKAISDVGWGKFVNFIDYKLKQKNGELVEIDRFFPSSKTCSCCGHVLDELSLDIREWDCPNCHAHHDRDENAALNIRNEGIRILTEGGGNPVFADGGCVSPPASKSKGHRSVNSEAYTDPIMAV